The following are from one region of the Populus trichocarpa isolate Nisqually-1 chromosome 8, P.trichocarpa_v4.1, whole genome shotgun sequence genome:
- the LOC7480940 gene encoding probable LRR receptor-like serine/threonine-protein kinase At1g67720, which translates to MALYSHFLVLYLFFVSSVICQVTEFISIDCGGTSNYTDPRTGLAWVSDNGTIMKYGKSSEAQVSNGNTQYQRRRDFPIDSNKYCYTLGTKERRRYLVRATFQYGSSENEDAYPKFDLYLDTTKWSTMVVLDASRVYVKEMIIRAPSSSIDVCICCATTGSPFISTLELRPLNLSMYATDFEDNFFLEVAARVNFGALSKDAIRYPDDPYDRIWGSDLEKRQNYLVGVAPGTVRINTSKYVDTRTREYPPVKVMQTAVVGTEGILSYRLNLEDFPANARAYAYFAEIEDLGANETRKFKLQQPFLSDYSNAVVNIAENANGSYTLYEPSYMNVSLDFVLSFSFAKTRDSTLGPLLNAIEISKYLKIEPKTDSKDVTVLNALRFLSAESAWANEQGDPCVPAHWEWVNCSSTTPPRITKIALSGKNLKGEIPPEINNMEQLTELWLDGNFLTGPIPGISNLVNLKIVHLENNKLNGPLPKYLGSLPKLQALYIQNNSFSGEIPSEFLTGKVIFNYEHNPGLHKEARKKMHLKLIVGISIGILAGLLVVVIGSLLFLRNLQRKTSHKKSEVQGNSLRASTKPSTAYSVARGWHMMDEGVSYYIPLPELEEATKNFSKKIGRGSFGTVYYGQMKDGKEVAVKIMADSSTHLTLQFVTEVALLSRIHHRNLVPLLGYCEEEHQRILVYEYMHNGTLRDHIHGPVNQKRLDWLARLQIAEDAAKGLEYLHTGCNPSIIHRDVKTSNILLDINMRAKVSDFGLSRQAEEDLTHVSSVARGTVGYLDPEYYANQQLTEKSDVYSFGVVLLELVSGKKPVSTEDFGSELNIVHWARSLIRKGDVMSIVDPVLIGNAKIESIWRIAEVAIQCVEQRAFSRPRMHEIILAIQEANKIEKGTDGSQKQQSASSKAQSSRKTLLTSFLEIESPDLSNGCLVPAAR; encoded by the exons ATGGCTCTGTATTCTCACTTTCTGGTTCTCTATCTGTTCTTTGTATCTTCTGTTATATGCCAAGTTACAG AATTTATCAGTATAGATTGTGGAGGCACAAGTAATTACACTGATCCAAGAACTGGACTAGCATGGGTTTCAGACAACGGTACAATCATGAAGTATGGAAAATCATCAGAAGCACAGGTTTCAAATGGAAATACGCAGTATCAAAGACGGCGAGACTTTCCTATAGACAGCAACAAGTACTGTTACACTCTAGGTACCAAAGAGAGAAGGCGGTATCTTGTCCGTGCCACTTTTCAATATGGAAGTTCGGAAAATGAAGATGCCTACCCCAAATTTGATCTCTACTTGGACACAACAAAGTGGTCGACTATGGTAGTATTGGATGCTTCAAGAGTGTATGTGAAGGAAATGATTATCAGGGCTCCTTCAAGTTCAATTGATGTGTGCATATGCTGTGCTACAACTGGTTCTCCCTTCATATCCACTCTAGAATTGCGACCTCTCAACCTTTCAATGTATGCCACTGATTTTGAGGATAATTTCTTCTTAGAGGTAGCAGCTAGAGTAAATTTTGGTGCTTTAAGCAAGGATGCCATAAG GTACCCGGATGATCCATATGACAGAATTTGGGGTTCAGATCTCGAGAAAAGGCAAAACTACCTTGTAGGGGTGGCCCCTGGCACAGTTAGAATCAATACATCGAAGTACGTAGACACTAGGACTAGAGAATACCCTCCAGTTAAAGTAATGCAAACAGCTGTTGTTGGCACTGAAGGAATACTAAGCTATAGGTTGAATCTTGAAGATTTCCCTGCAAATGCTCGAGCTTATGCATATTTTGCCGAAATTGAAGACTTGGGAGCCAATGAGACTCGGAAATTCAAATTACAGCAACCTTTCTTATCTGACTACAGCAATGCAGTGGTAAATATAGCAGAAAATGCCAATGGAAGCTACACTCTTTATGAACCCAGCTACATGAATGTGTCTCTGGATTTTGTTCTTTCATTCTCTTTTGCCAAGACCCGAGATTCTACACTAGGACCACTCTTAAATGCGATTGAGATTAGTAAATACCTAAAGATTGAACCGAAGACTGACAGCAAAGATG TGACTGTTCTCAATGCCCTTCGCTTTCTGTCTGCTGAAAGTGCTTGGGCAAATGAACAAGGCGATCCTTGTGTTCCTGCTCACTGGGAATGGGTGAATTGCTCCTCAACCACACCACCAAGAATCACAAAAAT TGCATTGTCAGGAAAGAACCTGAAAGGAGAGATTCCACCTGAGATTAACAACATGGAGCAATTGACAGAGTT gtGGTTGGATGGTAACTTCCTTACAGGGCCTATCCCTGGTATAAGCAATCTCGTTAATTTGAAAATTGT GCATCTGGAGAACAACAAACTGAATGGTCCATTGCCCAAGTACCTTGGCAGTTTGCCTAAATTACAGGCACT GTACATACAGAACAACTCCTTTAGTGGGGAAATACCTTCAGAATTTTTAACTGGAAAAGTTATCTTTAA TTATGAACATAATCCTGGGCTACACAAAGAGGCAAGAAAAAAGATGCACTTGAAGTTGATAGTTGGAATTTCGATTGGCATACTTGCAGGTCTATTAGTTGTTGTGATAGGAAGTTTACTATTCTTGCGTAATCTTCAAAGAAAGACATCTCATAAAAAAAGTGAAGTCCAAG GTAATTCTTTGCGTGCAAGTACCAAGCCTTCGACTGCGTATTCTGTAGCACGGGGTTGGCATATGATGGATGAAGGAGTTTCATACTATATTCCGCTCCCTGAGCTTGAAGAAGCTACCAAGaatttttccaagaaaatagGCAGAGGAAGTTTTGGGACTGTCTACTATGGGCAAATGAAAGACGGAAAAGAAGTGGCAGTTAAGATAATGGCTGACTCGTCCACTCATCTGACGCTGCAGTTTGTGACTGAG GTTGCCCTCTTGTCAAGAATTCATCATAGGAACTTGGTTCCTCTGCTTGGATATTGTGAAGAAGAACATCAGCGTATTCTGGTTTATGAATACATGCACAATGGAACTTTGCGCGATCACATTCATG GTCCTGTCAACCAGAAGCGCTTGGATTGGCTAGCTCGTTTGCAGATCGCAGAGGATGCAGCAAAAG GACTTGAATACTTGCACACCGGATGCAACCCCAGTATCATCCACCGAGATGTTAAAACAAGCAACATTCTCCTAGACATCAATATGAGAGCAAAAGTGTCAGATTTTGGGCTCTCAAGGCAAGCTGAAGAAGATTTAACCCATGTATCAAGTGTGGCGCGAGGAACAGTCGGCTACCTGGATCCTGA GTACTATGCAAATCAGCAATTGACTGAAAAAAGTGATGTCTACAGCTTTGGAGTAGTTCTCTTAGAACTGGTATCAGGAAAAAAACCTGTCTCAACAGAAGATTTTGGTTCTGAATTGAACATTGTTCATTGG GCAAGGTCCTTGATTCGTAAAGGAGATGTGATGAGCATTGTAGATCCTGTTCTAATTGGAAATGCCAAGATTGAGTCCATCTGGAGGATTGCTGAAGTTGCAATCCAATGCGTAGAACAACGAGCATTTTCTCGGCCAAGGATGCATGAAATAATTTTGGCTATACAAGAAGC